A single genomic interval of Rhododendron vialii isolate Sample 1 chromosome 3a, ASM3025357v1 harbors:
- the LOC131319963 gene encoding uncharacterized protein LOC131319963 isoform X5: MRNLLPLKRFINSSIGPPFPPTSSAAAALSSSSQRNAGSAPIDEIPREGPGISYGLNLALAGRGVIVKDKAFRNLNSSELQQKGATFVERLSGLPVHIRGNVLGGSSEISKAHFSKLLKQVTTHISSISNIFVHDGAIGTSPKCCANVRVISDDPSAVLSLSSILRRNATRAVSHDSCPLTIYVATSISPSAADILGLGAKGNNGFIAADVERSSLILCGKAFTDAKGTKEALAALSGPIICARGGLPLSARLLFAGDSVILFFAPEDTIQSCLDQLVSGDIGVVLSSEGASPLFESGNSEGLFSSKLPAAIMFVSSDSSGTIPFASKLSPGQAAYHFLAGYQNGKFLPGYNKGPSAFDPLDLAKAFLAKIRISLSWYNHAYRKIFHYSNSKVDISKQSTRASYPADFKNYQRNSYFEIPDNHLCFSCGGGTTGTK; encoded by the exons ATGAGAAACCTCCTTCCACTGAAGCGATTCATAAACAGCTCAATTGGTCCTCCATTTCCCCCCACCTCCTCTGCTGCAGCggctctctcttcctcttctcaaCGC AATGCAGGTTCAGCACCCATTGATGAAATTCCTAG GGAAGGCCCTGGGATTTCTTATGGTCTTAATTTGGCTCTAGCTGGAAGAGGTGTAATTGTGAAGGATAAAGCATTTCGAAACTTGAACTCTTCTGAATTACAACAGAAAGGAGCAACTTTTGTGG AGAGATTATCTGGACTTCCAGTTCATATCAGAGGAAATGTTCTCGGAGGATCTTCAGAAATTTCGAAGGCACATTTTAGTAAACTCTTAAAGCAG GTCACAACTCACATATCGTCGATCTCCAACATTTTTGTTCATGATGGAGCTATTGGCACATCTCCCAAATGTTGTGCTAATGTACGTGTCATAAGTGATGATCCTTCTGCTGTCTTGTCACTCTCCAGTATTCTTCGGAGAAACGCTACTCGTGCAGTTTCCCATGATTCCTGCCCTCTTACGATTTATGTTGCTACATCCATCAG TCCAAGTGCTGCAGATATTCTTGGTCTTGGTGCTAAAGGAAACAATGGATTTATTGCGGCTGATGTTGAGCGTTCATCACTGATTTTGTGTGGAAAAGCCTTCACTGATGCAAAGGGAACGAAAGAAGCATTGGCTGCATTGTCTGGGCCTATCATATGTGCACGGGGAGGCCTTCCTCTATCTGCTCG GCTTCTTTTTGCTGGCGACTCTGTGATTCTTTTCTTTGCTCCAGAGGACACCATTCAAAGCTGCTTAGATCAGTTGGTTTCAGGGGATATCGGAGTTGTTCTTTCTTCAGAAGGTGCTTCACCTTTATTTGAAAGTGGAAACTCTGAAGGATTGTTTTCATCAAAACTGCCAGCTGCAATAATGTTTGTCTCTTCTGACAG TTCTGGAACTATTCCTTTTGCATCAAAGCTCTCTCCTGGTCAAGCAGCCTATCACTTTCTGGCAGGCTATCAGAATGGGAAATTTCTGCCTGGATACAACAAAGGTCCTTCAGCTTTTGACCCATTGGATCTAGCAAAGGCTTTTCTGGCCAAG ATAAGGATCTCGTTAAGTTGGTACAATCATGCTTATCGGAAAATATTCCACTATTCAAACTCGAAG GTGGATATCTCCAAGCAAAGTACAAGAGCTTCTTATCCGGCAGATTTCAAGAACTACCAGAGGAATTCGTATTTTGAAATCCCTGATAATCATCTTTGCTTTTCTTGTGGAGGTGGTACAACAG GTACTAAGTGA
- the LOC131319963 gene encoding uncharacterized protein LOC131319963 isoform X1: MRNLLPLKRFINSSIGPPFPPTSSAAAALSSSSQRNAGSAPIDEIPREGPGISYGLNLALAGRGVIVKDKAFRNLNSSELQQKGATFVERLSGLPVHIRGNVLGGSSEISKAHFSKLLKQVTTHISSISNIFVHDGAIGTSPKCCANVRVISDDPSAVLSLSSILRRNATRAVSHDSCPLTIYVATSISPSAADILGLGAKGNNGFIAADVERSSLILCGKAFTDAKGTKEALAALSGPIICARGGLPLSARLLFAGDSVILFFAPEDTIQSCLDQLVSGDIGVVLSSEGASPLFESGNSEGLFSSKLPAAIMFVSSDSSGTIPFASKLSPGQAAYHFLAGYQNGKFLPGYNKGPSAFDPLDLAKAFLAKIRISLSWYNHAYRKIFHYSNSKVDISKQSTRASYPADFKNYQRNSYFEIPDNHLCFSCGGGTTGDAYLVLINSSENLYHVCASTRLVLLPIYNRFSHIHIVVTLQKDRHILVIDLKLLDLG; this comes from the exons ATGAGAAACCTCCTTCCACTGAAGCGATTCATAAACAGCTCAATTGGTCCTCCATTTCCCCCCACCTCCTCTGCTGCAGCggctctctcttcctcttctcaaCGC AATGCAGGTTCAGCACCCATTGATGAAATTCCTAG GGAAGGCCCTGGGATTTCTTATGGTCTTAATTTGGCTCTAGCTGGAAGAGGTGTAATTGTGAAGGATAAAGCATTTCGAAACTTGAACTCTTCTGAATTACAACAGAAAGGAGCAACTTTTGTGG AGAGATTATCTGGACTTCCAGTTCATATCAGAGGAAATGTTCTCGGAGGATCTTCAGAAATTTCGAAGGCACATTTTAGTAAACTCTTAAAGCAG GTCACAACTCACATATCGTCGATCTCCAACATTTTTGTTCATGATGGAGCTATTGGCACATCTCCCAAATGTTGTGCTAATGTACGTGTCATAAGTGATGATCCTTCTGCTGTCTTGTCACTCTCCAGTATTCTTCGGAGAAACGCTACTCGTGCAGTTTCCCATGATTCCTGCCCTCTTACGATTTATGTTGCTACATCCATCAG TCCAAGTGCTGCAGATATTCTTGGTCTTGGTGCTAAAGGAAACAATGGATTTATTGCGGCTGATGTTGAGCGTTCATCACTGATTTTGTGTGGAAAAGCCTTCACTGATGCAAAGGGAACGAAAGAAGCATTGGCTGCATTGTCTGGGCCTATCATATGTGCACGGGGAGGCCTTCCTCTATCTGCTCG GCTTCTTTTTGCTGGCGACTCTGTGATTCTTTTCTTTGCTCCAGAGGACACCATTCAAAGCTGCTTAGATCAGTTGGTTTCAGGGGATATCGGAGTTGTTCTTTCTTCAGAAGGTGCTTCACCTTTATTTGAAAGTGGAAACTCTGAAGGATTGTTTTCATCAAAACTGCCAGCTGCAATAATGTTTGTCTCTTCTGACAG TTCTGGAACTATTCCTTTTGCATCAAAGCTCTCTCCTGGTCAAGCAGCCTATCACTTTCTGGCAGGCTATCAGAATGGGAAATTTCTGCCTGGATACAACAAAGGTCCTTCAGCTTTTGACCCATTGGATCTAGCAAAGGCTTTTCTGGCCAAG ATAAGGATCTCGTTAAGTTGGTACAATCATGCTTATCGGAAAATATTCCACTATTCAAACTCGAAG GTGGATATCTCCAAGCAAAGTACAAGAGCTTCTTATCCGGCAGATTTCAAGAACTACCAGAGGAATTCGTATTTTGAAATCCCTGATAATCATCTTTGCTTTTCTTGTGGAGGTGGTACAACAGGTGATGCCTATTTGGTATTAATCAATAGCTCTGAAAATTTATATCATGTATGTGCTTCCACACGTCTTGTATTACTTCCCATATACAATAGATTTTCACACATTCACATTGTAGTAACACTTCAAAAAGATAGACATATACTAGTAATAGACTTGAAATTACTGGATTTGGGTTAA
- the LOC131319963 gene encoding uncharacterized protein LOC131319963 isoform X4, with the protein MRNLLPLKRFINSSIGPPFPPTSSAAAALSSSSQRNAGSAPIDEIPREGPGISYGLNLALAGRGVIVKDKAFRNLNSSELQQKGATFVERLSGLPVHIRGNVLGGSSEISKAHFSKLLKQVTTHISSISNIFVHDGAIGTSPKCCANVRVISDDPSAVLSLSSILRRNATRAVSHDSCPLTIYVATSISPSAADILGLGAKGNNGFIAADVERSSLILCGKAFTDAKGTKEALAALSGPIICARGGLPLSARLLFAGDSVILFFAPEDTIQSCLDQLVSGDIGVVLSSEGASPLFESGNSEGLFSSKLPAAIMFVSSDSSGTIPFASKLSPGQAAYHFLAGYQNGKFLPGYNKGPSAFDPLDLAKAFLAKIKGHQISCFLINISEGEKQITDKDLVKLVQSCLSENIPLFKLEGGYLQAKYKSFLSGRFQELPEEFVF; encoded by the exons ATGAGAAACCTCCTTCCACTGAAGCGATTCATAAACAGCTCAATTGGTCCTCCATTTCCCCCCACCTCCTCTGCTGCAGCggctctctcttcctcttctcaaCGC AATGCAGGTTCAGCACCCATTGATGAAATTCCTAG GGAAGGCCCTGGGATTTCTTATGGTCTTAATTTGGCTCTAGCTGGAAGAGGTGTAATTGTGAAGGATAAAGCATTTCGAAACTTGAACTCTTCTGAATTACAACAGAAAGGAGCAACTTTTGTGG AGAGATTATCTGGACTTCCAGTTCATATCAGAGGAAATGTTCTCGGAGGATCTTCAGAAATTTCGAAGGCACATTTTAGTAAACTCTTAAAGCAG GTCACAACTCACATATCGTCGATCTCCAACATTTTTGTTCATGATGGAGCTATTGGCACATCTCCCAAATGTTGTGCTAATGTACGTGTCATAAGTGATGATCCTTCTGCTGTCTTGTCACTCTCCAGTATTCTTCGGAGAAACGCTACTCGTGCAGTTTCCCATGATTCCTGCCCTCTTACGATTTATGTTGCTACATCCATCAG TCCAAGTGCTGCAGATATTCTTGGTCTTGGTGCTAAAGGAAACAATGGATTTATTGCGGCTGATGTTGAGCGTTCATCACTGATTTTGTGTGGAAAAGCCTTCACTGATGCAAAGGGAACGAAAGAAGCATTGGCTGCATTGTCTGGGCCTATCATATGTGCACGGGGAGGCCTTCCTCTATCTGCTCG GCTTCTTTTTGCTGGCGACTCTGTGATTCTTTTCTTTGCTCCAGAGGACACCATTCAAAGCTGCTTAGATCAGTTGGTTTCAGGGGATATCGGAGTTGTTCTTTCTTCAGAAGGTGCTTCACCTTTATTTGAAAGTGGAAACTCTGAAGGATTGTTTTCATCAAAACTGCCAGCTGCAATAATGTTTGTCTCTTCTGACAG TTCTGGAACTATTCCTTTTGCATCAAAGCTCTCTCCTGGTCAAGCAGCCTATCACTTTCTGGCAGGCTATCAGAATGGGAAATTTCTGCCTGGATACAACAAAGGTCCTTCAGCTTTTGACCCATTGGATCTAGCAAAGGCTTTTCTGGCCAAG ATTAAAGGCCACCAAATCTCATGCTTCCTAATTAATATTAGTGAAGGAGAAAAGCAGATTACTG ATAAGGATCTCGTTAAGTTGGTACAATCATGCTTATCGGAAAATATTCCACTATTCAAACTCGAAG GTGGATATCTCCAAGCAAAGTACAAGAGCTTCTTATCCGGCAGATTTCAAGAACTACCAGAGGAATTCGTATTTTGA
- the LOC131319963 gene encoding uncharacterized protein LOC131319963 isoform X6 — translation MRNLLPLKRFINSSIGPPFPPTSSAAAALSSSSQRNAGSAPIDEIPREGPGISYGLNLALAGRGVIVKDKAFRNLNSSELQQKGATFVERLSGLPVHIRGNVLGGSSEISKAHFSKLLKQVTTHISSISNIFVHDGAIGTSPKCCANVRVISDDPSAVLSLSSILRRNATRAVSHDSCPLTIYVATSISPSAADILGLGAKGNNGFIAADVERSSLILCGKAFTDAKGTKEALAALSGPIICARGGLPLSARLLFAGDSVILFFAPEDTIQSCLDQLVSGDIGVVLSSEGASPLFESGNSEGLFSSKLPAAIMFVSSDSSGTIPFASKLSPGQAAYHFLAGYQNGKFLPGYNKGPSAFDPLDLAKAFLAKIKGHQISCFLINISEGEKQITGEGKTSKFARNALYHQQNSNES, via the exons ATGAGAAACCTCCTTCCACTGAAGCGATTCATAAACAGCTCAATTGGTCCTCCATTTCCCCCCACCTCCTCTGCTGCAGCggctctctcttcctcttctcaaCGC AATGCAGGTTCAGCACCCATTGATGAAATTCCTAG GGAAGGCCCTGGGATTTCTTATGGTCTTAATTTGGCTCTAGCTGGAAGAGGTGTAATTGTGAAGGATAAAGCATTTCGAAACTTGAACTCTTCTGAATTACAACAGAAAGGAGCAACTTTTGTGG AGAGATTATCTGGACTTCCAGTTCATATCAGAGGAAATGTTCTCGGAGGATCTTCAGAAATTTCGAAGGCACATTTTAGTAAACTCTTAAAGCAG GTCACAACTCACATATCGTCGATCTCCAACATTTTTGTTCATGATGGAGCTATTGGCACATCTCCCAAATGTTGTGCTAATGTACGTGTCATAAGTGATGATCCTTCTGCTGTCTTGTCACTCTCCAGTATTCTTCGGAGAAACGCTACTCGTGCAGTTTCCCATGATTCCTGCCCTCTTACGATTTATGTTGCTACATCCATCAG TCCAAGTGCTGCAGATATTCTTGGTCTTGGTGCTAAAGGAAACAATGGATTTATTGCGGCTGATGTTGAGCGTTCATCACTGATTTTGTGTGGAAAAGCCTTCACTGATGCAAAGGGAACGAAAGAAGCATTGGCTGCATTGTCTGGGCCTATCATATGTGCACGGGGAGGCCTTCCTCTATCTGCTCG GCTTCTTTTTGCTGGCGACTCTGTGATTCTTTTCTTTGCTCCAGAGGACACCATTCAAAGCTGCTTAGATCAGTTGGTTTCAGGGGATATCGGAGTTGTTCTTTCTTCAGAAGGTGCTTCACCTTTATTTGAAAGTGGAAACTCTGAAGGATTGTTTTCATCAAAACTGCCAGCTGCAATAATGTTTGTCTCTTCTGACAG TTCTGGAACTATTCCTTTTGCATCAAAGCTCTCTCCTGGTCAAGCAGCCTATCACTTTCTGGCAGGCTATCAGAATGGGAAATTTCTGCCTGGATACAACAAAGGTCCTTCAGCTTTTGACCCATTGGATCTAGCAAAGGCTTTTCTGGCCAAG ATTAAAGGCCACCAAATCTCATGCTTCCTAATTAATATTAGTGAAGGAGAAAAGCAGATTACTGGTGAGGGGAAAACTAGCAAGTTTGCACGCAATGCATTGTACCATCAACAAAATTCAAACGAAAGCTGA
- the LOC131319963 gene encoding uncharacterized protein LOC131319963 isoform X2 has translation MRNLLPLKRFINSSIGPPFPPTSSAAAALSSSSQRNAGSAPIDEIPREGPGISYGLNLALAGRGVIVKDKAFRNLNSSELQQKGATFVERLSGLPVHIRGNVLGGSSEISKAHFSKLLKQVTTHISSISNIFVHDGAIGTSPKCCANVRVISDDPSAVLSLSSILRRNATRAVSHDSCPLTIYVATSISPSAADILGLGAKGNNGFIAADVERSSLILCGKAFTDAKGTKEALAALSGPIICARGGLPLSARLLFAGDSVILFFAPEDTIQSCLDQLVSGDIGVVLSSEGASPLFESGNSEGLFSSKLPAAIMFVSSDSSGTIPFASKLSPGQAAYHFLAGYQNGKFLPGYNKGPSAFDPLDLAKAFLAKVDISKQSTRASYPADFKNYQRNSYFEIPDNHLCFSCGGGTTGDAYLVLINSSENLYHVCASTRLVLLPIYNRFSHIHIVVTLQKDRHILVIDLKLLDLG, from the exons ATGAGAAACCTCCTTCCACTGAAGCGATTCATAAACAGCTCAATTGGTCCTCCATTTCCCCCCACCTCCTCTGCTGCAGCggctctctcttcctcttctcaaCGC AATGCAGGTTCAGCACCCATTGATGAAATTCCTAG GGAAGGCCCTGGGATTTCTTATGGTCTTAATTTGGCTCTAGCTGGAAGAGGTGTAATTGTGAAGGATAAAGCATTTCGAAACTTGAACTCTTCTGAATTACAACAGAAAGGAGCAACTTTTGTGG AGAGATTATCTGGACTTCCAGTTCATATCAGAGGAAATGTTCTCGGAGGATCTTCAGAAATTTCGAAGGCACATTTTAGTAAACTCTTAAAGCAG GTCACAACTCACATATCGTCGATCTCCAACATTTTTGTTCATGATGGAGCTATTGGCACATCTCCCAAATGTTGTGCTAATGTACGTGTCATAAGTGATGATCCTTCTGCTGTCTTGTCACTCTCCAGTATTCTTCGGAGAAACGCTACTCGTGCAGTTTCCCATGATTCCTGCCCTCTTACGATTTATGTTGCTACATCCATCAG TCCAAGTGCTGCAGATATTCTTGGTCTTGGTGCTAAAGGAAACAATGGATTTATTGCGGCTGATGTTGAGCGTTCATCACTGATTTTGTGTGGAAAAGCCTTCACTGATGCAAAGGGAACGAAAGAAGCATTGGCTGCATTGTCTGGGCCTATCATATGTGCACGGGGAGGCCTTCCTCTATCTGCTCG GCTTCTTTTTGCTGGCGACTCTGTGATTCTTTTCTTTGCTCCAGAGGACACCATTCAAAGCTGCTTAGATCAGTTGGTTTCAGGGGATATCGGAGTTGTTCTTTCTTCAGAAGGTGCTTCACCTTTATTTGAAAGTGGAAACTCTGAAGGATTGTTTTCATCAAAACTGCCAGCTGCAATAATGTTTGTCTCTTCTGACAG TTCTGGAACTATTCCTTTTGCATCAAAGCTCTCTCCTGGTCAAGCAGCCTATCACTTTCTGGCAGGCTATCAGAATGGGAAATTTCTGCCTGGATACAACAAAGGTCCTTCAGCTTTTGACCCATTGGATCTAGCAAAGGCTTTTCTGGCCAAG GTGGATATCTCCAAGCAAAGTACAAGAGCTTCTTATCCGGCAGATTTCAAGAACTACCAGAGGAATTCGTATTTTGAAATCCCTGATAATCATCTTTGCTTTTCTTGTGGAGGTGGTACAACAGGTGATGCCTATTTGGTATTAATCAATAGCTCTGAAAATTTATATCATGTATGTGCTTCCACACGTCTTGTATTACTTCCCATATACAATAGATTTTCACACATTCACATTGTAGTAACACTTCAAAAAGATAGACATATACTAGTAATAGACTTGAAATTACTGGATTTGGGTTAA
- the LOC131319963 gene encoding uncharacterized protein LOC131319963 isoform X3 translates to MLSLSREGPGISYGLNLALAGRGVIVKDKAFRNLNSSELQQKGATFVERLSGLPVHIRGNVLGGSSEISKAHFSKLLKQVTTHISSISNIFVHDGAIGTSPKCCANVRVISDDPSAVLSLSSILRRNATRAVSHDSCPLTIYVATSISPSAADILGLGAKGNNGFIAADVERSSLILCGKAFTDAKGTKEALAALSGPIICARGGLPLSARLLFAGDSVILFFAPEDTIQSCLDQLVSGDIGVVLSSEGASPLFESGNSEGLFSSKLPAAIMFVSSDSSGTIPFASKLSPGQAAYHFLAGYQNGKFLPGYNKGPSAFDPLDLAKAFLAKIRISLSWYNHAYRKIFHYSNSKVDISKQSTRASYPADFKNYQRNSYFEIPDNHLCFSCGGGTTGDAYLVLINSSENLYHVCASTRLVLLPIYNRFSHIHIVVTLQKDRHILVIDLKLLDLG, encoded by the exons ATGTTATCTTTGTCGCG GGAAGGCCCTGGGATTTCTTATGGTCTTAATTTGGCTCTAGCTGGAAGAGGTGTAATTGTGAAGGATAAAGCATTTCGAAACTTGAACTCTTCTGAATTACAACAGAAAGGAGCAACTTTTGTGG AGAGATTATCTGGACTTCCAGTTCATATCAGAGGAAATGTTCTCGGAGGATCTTCAGAAATTTCGAAGGCACATTTTAGTAAACTCTTAAAGCAG GTCACAACTCACATATCGTCGATCTCCAACATTTTTGTTCATGATGGAGCTATTGGCACATCTCCCAAATGTTGTGCTAATGTACGTGTCATAAGTGATGATCCTTCTGCTGTCTTGTCACTCTCCAGTATTCTTCGGAGAAACGCTACTCGTGCAGTTTCCCATGATTCCTGCCCTCTTACGATTTATGTTGCTACATCCATCAG TCCAAGTGCTGCAGATATTCTTGGTCTTGGTGCTAAAGGAAACAATGGATTTATTGCGGCTGATGTTGAGCGTTCATCACTGATTTTGTGTGGAAAAGCCTTCACTGATGCAAAGGGAACGAAAGAAGCATTGGCTGCATTGTCTGGGCCTATCATATGTGCACGGGGAGGCCTTCCTCTATCTGCTCG GCTTCTTTTTGCTGGCGACTCTGTGATTCTTTTCTTTGCTCCAGAGGACACCATTCAAAGCTGCTTAGATCAGTTGGTTTCAGGGGATATCGGAGTTGTTCTTTCTTCAGAAGGTGCTTCACCTTTATTTGAAAGTGGAAACTCTGAAGGATTGTTTTCATCAAAACTGCCAGCTGCAATAATGTTTGTCTCTTCTGACAG TTCTGGAACTATTCCTTTTGCATCAAAGCTCTCTCCTGGTCAAGCAGCCTATCACTTTCTGGCAGGCTATCAGAATGGGAAATTTCTGCCTGGATACAACAAAGGTCCTTCAGCTTTTGACCCATTGGATCTAGCAAAGGCTTTTCTGGCCAAG ATAAGGATCTCGTTAAGTTGGTACAATCATGCTTATCGGAAAATATTCCACTATTCAAACTCGAAG GTGGATATCTCCAAGCAAAGTACAAGAGCTTCTTATCCGGCAGATTTCAAGAACTACCAGAGGAATTCGTATTTTGAAATCCCTGATAATCATCTTTGCTTTTCTTGTGGAGGTGGTACAACAGGTGATGCCTATTTGGTATTAATCAATAGCTCTGAAAATTTATATCATGTATGTGCTTCCACACGTCTTGTATTACTTCCCATATACAATAGATTTTCACACATTCACATTGTAGTAACACTTCAAAAAGATAGACATATACTAGTAATAGACTTGAAATTACTGGATTTGGGTTAA
- the LOC131319965 gene encoding cinnamoyl-CoA reductase 1-like — translation MAPAALLMNESWPSKRVCVMGSTGPLGSTLVQRLLERGYAVHAAALRHYPPNTHVHGGVDCLEGILSSCDDEKKNKRLRVFDTDPLDYHSILDALKGCSGLFYCFDPPSDRPTYDELMAEVEARAAHNVLEACAQTSTIDKVVFTSSATAVIWQDGRNTMPDLDERNWSDISFCKKYKLWHGLSKTLAEKAAWALAMDRGLNMVSINGGLLIGSSPHGHQLMTVDNPYLKGAAEMYEDGVFVTVDLGFLVDAHICVYEDVSSYGRYLCFNEVIDSNTAALKLAHMLFPSSPSSPSPQSLEEERVYQQRISNKKLNKLMVDFKRGLLPV, via the exons ATGGCTCCAGCAGCTCTGTTGATGAATGAATCGTGGCCGTCCAAGAGGGTCTGCGTCATGGGCTCAACAGGCCCCTTGGGCTCCACTCTCGTCCAACGCCTCTTGGAGAGAGGCTACGCCGTTCACGCCGCCGCCCTCCGCCACTATCCGCCCAATACCCACGTCCATG GTGGAGTGGATTGTTTAGAGGGAATATTGTCATCTTGTGATGatgagaagaagaataagaggTTGAGAGTCTTCGATACAGACCCATTGGATTACCACAGCATCTTGGATGCATTGAAGGGTTGTTCTGGACTGTTTTACTGCTTTGACCCTCCCTCAGACCGCCCTACCTATGAT GAATTAATGGCAGAAGTGGAGGCAAGAGCAGCACACAACGTATTGGAAGCGTGCGCACAGACCAGCACCATTGACAAGGTGGTCTTCACATCGTCTGCCACGGCTGTTATCTGGCAAGACGGCCGCAACACAATGCCAGACTTGGATGAAAGAAACTGGAGTGACATCAGTTTCTGTAAGAAATACAAG TTGTGGCATGGTCTGTCAAAGACGTTGGCAGAGAAGGCGGCATGGGCACTAGCCATGGACAGAGGTCTGAATATGGTTTCTATAAACGGAGGGCTGTTGATAGGCAGCAGCCCTCACGGTCATCAGCTGATGACCGTTGACAACCCGTACTTGAAAGGAGCGGCTGAGATGTACGAGGACGGTGTGTTTGTGACAGTAGATCTCGGGTTTCTGGTGGACGCCCACATCTGCGTCTACGAAGACGTCTCCTCCTACGGAAGATACCTATGCTTCAACGAGGTCATCGACTCCAACACCGCTGCCCTTAAGCTTGCACACATGCTCTTCCCCTCTTCCCCATCTTCTCCATCACCTCAAAG TTTAGAGGAGGAAAGAGTGTACCAACAGAGGATAAGCAACAAGAAACTGAACAAACTGATGGTGGATTTCAAGCGTGGACTGCTACCAGTTTAA
- the LOC131319966 gene encoding uncharacterized protein LOC131319966, which yields MWVEIICGLIIYRLFRRFFYDDDLLDVETTDSDSLFSVAARLEKLYGGKAYVGLRIPDADSGSRQTIDMVLVTKGEAVVISIQNLSGFVSIDGDGSWVSAGRSSHKTDRRPDPVAEVKRQVAILESYLEQRGAPLPEGYLSYRVICPNPNFRTMYADHFPPEVLTYDQWLQLKPEPKSLFSGWIKGAFRGGKKEMQESMHQNLNFIIATAPTWDRLELKGDKYLLGEFLEFKGKHDDVQSLKNIRRSKINRLVIQKTSMFGLAHSKLQVLYSPRDYRNEGASASEWNEATVRSSTEVVFQLQESTKVRKFKLSSVSSMSLSA from the exons atgtGGGTGGAGATAATCTGCGGCCTCATAATCTACAGATTGTTCCGTCGATTCTTCTACGACGACGACCTTCTCGATGTCGAAACCACCGATTCCGATTCCCTCTTCTCCGTCGCCGCTAG ACTTGAGAAGCTTTATGGTGGAAAAGCATATGTTGGGCTTCGAATTCCAGATGCCGATAGTGGTTCACGACAAACCATTGATATGGTCCTTGTCACAAAAGG GGAAGCAGTGGTGATTTCTATTCAGAATCTTTCTGGGTTTGTATCTATTGATGGAGATGGAAGTTGGGTTTCCGCTGGGCGAAGTAGCCACAAAACTGATCGTCGTCCAGATCCC GTAGCAGAAGTTAAACGACAAGTTGCTATTCTTGAATCGTATCTAGAACAAAGGGGGGCCCCTCTTCCAGAAGGATATCTGTCTTACAGAGTCATATGTCCCAACCCTAATTTCCG TACCATGTATGCAGACCATTTTCCACCTGAGGTGCTCACTTATGACCAGTGGCTACAACTGAAACCAGAGCCTAAGAGCTTGTTCTCTGGTTGGATTAAAGGGGCGTTTCGAGGTGGTAAGAAAGAAATGCAGGAATCAATGCATCAGAATCTTAATTTTATCATAGCCACTGCGCCTACATGGGATAG GTTGGAGCTAAAAGGAGATAAATACCTCCTTGGAGAATTTCTGGAATTTAAAGGGAAGCATGATGATGTCCAGTCCTTAAAAAATATCCGTAGATCCAAAATTAATCGCCTGGTCATCCAAAAGACAAGCATGTTTGGTCTAG CCCATTCTAAGCTCCAAGTTCTGTATTCTCCTCGAGACTACCGAAATGAAGGGGCTTCAGCATCTGAATGGAACGAAGCAACTGTTAGATCAAGTACAGAGGTGGTGTTTCAGCTCCAGGAATCGACTAAAGTGCGAAAGTTCAAGCTATCATCCGTTTCTTCGATGTCTCTGAGTGCCTGA